Proteins encoded by one window of Lathyrus oleraceus cultivar Zhongwan6 chromosome 1, CAAS_Psat_ZW6_1.0, whole genome shotgun sequence:
- the LOC127099641 gene encoding uncharacterized protein LOC127099641, with amino-acid sequence MDLMKYILEKPVVSDRIARWKMLLTEYDIQYVTQKAIKGSVLSDYLSHLPVKGYQPLRFDFPNEDIMFIIDFTMPGSEISPEEGPEPGSRLTLVFDDASNAPGHGIGYVITSPTSFHLPFIARLYFDYTNNMEEYKACIYGLEAAIDLRIKILEVYSDSALVISQVRVKWKNEAPVIHIDHLDEPTHYLVIEADPDDKPWFYNIRTFFEKQQYPKGHKYVISWLVIRLASPMPYESYKDVPYKYNVTMLEDGKKVHIPSFSFVVNIVDVRGVTRSGRVFSVAAPKRTEDVVVGKPTQEKTPIMQSGQSSSMDQSSDQDEVLKLIKKSDFNVVD; translated from the exons atggatctgatgAAGTATATTTTAGAAAAGCCTGTTGTTAGTGATAGAATTGCTCGGTGGAAAATGTTGTTGACcgagtatgatattcagtatgTGACCCAGAAAGCGATAAAGGGGAGTGTTCTGTCTGACTACCTTTCTCACCTACCTGTCAAAGGTTATCAGCcgttgaggtttgactttccaAATGAAGACATTATGTTTATCATAGACTTCACTATGCCAGGCTCCGAGATAAGCCCTGAGGAAGGCCCCGAACCAGGATCACGATTGACTCTCGTGTTCGACGATGCTTCTAATGCTCCAGGACATGGCATAGGTTATGTTATCACTTCTCCAACCAGTTTCCACCTTCCATTTATCGCTAGATTATATTTTGACTACACCAATAATATGGAAGAATATAAAGCATGTATCTACGGTTTGGAGGCGGCCATCGACTTGAgaatcaagattcttgaggtatacagtgattcagctctggtaatAAGTCAGGTAAGAG tcaaatggaagaatgaagcaccagTTATCCATATTGACCACTTAGATGAACCAACACACTATCTAGTAATCGAGGCAGATCCtgatgataagccttggttctATAACATAAGGACATTCTTTGAGAAACAGCAATATCCCAAGG GTCATAAGTATGTTATTTCTTGGTTGGTTATTCGTTTGGCGAGTCCTATGCCCTACGAGTCTTATAAAGATGTTCCTTACAAGTATAATGTTACCATGTTGGAAGATGGTAAAAAGGTGCATAttccttctttttcatttgtTGTGAACATTGTCGATGTAAGAGgtgtgacccgaagtggtcgagTATTTTCTGTTGCAGCTCCTAAGAGAACTGAAGATGTTGTGGTAGGGAAACCAACTCAAGAGAAAACTCCTATTATGCAGTCCGGCCAATCCAGCAGTATGGATCAGAGTTCTGATCAAGATGAAGTGCTGaaattgattaagaagagtgatttcaATGTGGTGGACTAG